The bacterium genomic interval TTACCTCAACTCTATTAATTAATAAAAAACTTAATATTTGCTCATTAATCAAGTTTCTTTTTAAACCCATTTATCCCGAGATGAACTTCAAATCTATATCTCAAACGCACTCTCTTTAATATGCCAATCTTCCTCTTCTTCACTACAGTAAGCAAAATCTTCATCGGTAAGTGGAAATTTGACCGTTTTTGTCTGTCCTCTATTCATCCTAATGTACTTGAATTCACTTAATCTCTTTATATATTGAATTAGCGAAGATCAAACTCTTTCATGTAAAACTGGGCAACTTAACTCCTTTTGAATAAGCCTGTACTTATAATTTTGATGGGGTCTGAGCTGATACAGTGATAACAGTACAAAGGAGAGTTAAGTAAATAAAATTTAAACCTACTTTTCATTGTAGAGAGCTTTCAGTTGTGGACAATAATCATAAGAATACCTGTGAGGCCGAGTACCAAAACCATGCTCCGCATCAGATCCTGGAAATGGAGGCATGACATATTCCCAAACGATCTCCCCATCACGCTTCACCTCAAAAATTCTCCCCTTTGTAGATTCGCAGATAAAAGTATTGCCATTAGCCAATCTTTGTTGCGTACCCTGTATCTTACTAAAGAATTCTTTAGTATTCTGATAAAGCCAGACTGGGCTCTTCGTTACAGGATTTATCTCAAGAATGATGGTCATTTCATCACGAAGGGCAGTTCCGTTACACTCGCGAGTTTTGGGACCGGTCCCATTATCAAAAATCAGAATATTCCCCGCCCCCGGCAAACCTTTTTTAATCATATAGGGCTCATGAGGGTGTGCAAGTCCCCCCATGTATTCTCCTTCATAAGACCATACAATTTCTTTAGTCTCCCTGTCGATGATGTAAATTACATCGAGATGTCTTGGACAAATAATGACATTCCCTGGTTTGAATTCGGCATGTCCTGAATCATACCAGTGGTTCTGCGGAAGCACTCGGACAGTATTAGTATGTGTCCAATCCAGCACTTTTCCTTTTTCTTCCCGGATTATAGGAGAAACATTTAGATCCAAATGTTTATGCAGGTGCCATTCCCAAACTGCCTCCCCCTCTTTATTGACTTCTAAAACACAATCCCCTATAATTTTCCGGGTTATTTTATGAGGATCTTTTAAGAGTTTCTTATATTCCATCGGTACTTCATCATGATATAGAAAAATTGTATTGCCGTTTTCCAGCCTTTGCAGGTCATGATGTATCATGCCGATCGTGGGATATGTATCACCGAAATACGGTCCGCCGGGAACTTCACATTCCCATACACGTTTTCCATCCCAGTCATATTCAGTGGTCTTGTATAACTCTCCTGTGACAGGGTCACCAATGATCAGTATGTTCCCGTTTGGCAACAGTGTGGCCCGCTCCGTACCGAAGTTCCACTTGTGTACCACCTTGCCGTTCATGTCGATAATCAGGATCATGCCATCTTCATACGGTACAAGTGTGTAGCCATTCCAGCACTGATCAGGTTTGTAAATACTGATACCCGTCTGAATTCCCTCAGAAAACCGTTTTTCATTTTCCTGTTCGAAGGATAATACCGGCAGCAGAAAAACAAATAAGTGGATTAGAATAATTCGGATAATTGCTTTCATTTTTATTGTTTCCATTTTCATTGTTTAAATTAATGAATATTGTTACTAATTTCCGACTAATTCCAGTTGATTTCCAATCGTTCACTATATCATTTTTAATGTTTTAAATACCATATCAGTATATTCCCAAATACTGGAATAAACTCCCCACAGATTATGATCGAAACTTTATTCTTCATTTTCCTTCCATTCACATTAACCGGATAAATCTTATTCTTCCACAATTTCATAGGTATGTTCAACCGGTTGATTCAACCTGTATATTTCATCCTCAATAGTTTTGGCTTTTTTATGTAAAACCGGAAGTTTAGAATTGAATTGCATGAGAAATAGTTTCAAATCCACTGAACCAAAATACTTGATTAATTCCTTTCTGGTCTCTTCTTTCTCATTCGCATCATCAAAATCATCAGGTGCATTATTAAATTTCCAGATAACTTTCCGCGCCTCCCACAGATCCCGCATTGGTCTGACAGCCTCATCATTCCGTTTTTTATTCAATATTGCAATCTTTAGAGCTTGCTGGTACTGAGGAGTCAAACTATTTTCCTGCAGTCCAACACCTTGAGATAATTGAAGATAAGAATAAGTTCCGACAGTTTTTTTATCAATTTTCAAAATATATTTTCCTGGTTTTAATCCTGTTACCCTGATAATTTCTCTGCTCATCTTATGGCCGGCATCCGTT includes:
- a CDS encoding fibronectin type III-like domain-contianing protein, which gives rise to MNRGQTKTVKFPLTDEDFAYCSEEEEDWHIKESAFEI
- a CDS encoding aryl-sulfate sulfotransferase — translated: MKAIIRIILIHLFVFLLPVLSFEQENEKRFSEGIQTGISIYKPDQCWNGYTLVPYEDGMILIIDMNGKVVHKWNFGTERATLLPNGNILIIGDPVTGELYKTTEYDWDGKRVWECEVPGGPYFGDTYPTIGMIHHDLQRLENGNTIFLYHDEVPMEYKKLLKDPHKITRKIIGDCVLEVNKEGEAVWEWHLHKHLDLNVSPIIREEKGKVLDWTHTNTVRVLPQNHWYDSGHAEFKPGNVIICPRHLDVIYIIDRETKEIVWSYEGEYMGGLAHPHEPYMIKKGLPGAGNILIFDNGTGPKTRECNGTALRDEMTIILEINPVTKSPVWLYQNTKEFFSKIQGTQQRLANGNTFICESTKGRIFEVKRDGEIVWEYVMPPFPGSDAEHGFGTRPHRYSYDYCPQLKALYNEK